AAGGTAAAGATACTTTAAATGTATACAACTGGGGAGATTACATTGATGAATCTGTAATTAAAGAATTTGAAAAAGAGTACAACGTAAAAGTAAACTATGAAACATTTGCGACTAATGAAGATATGTATGTAAAAATAAAGAAGGGTGGAACTGACTACGATGTTTTAGTACCTTCTGATTATATGATAACAAAAATGATAAATGAAAATATGTTAGAGAAGATAGATATGAATAACATACCAAATTATAAGGATATACCAAGCAAATTTAAAAATTTAGCTTTTGATCCTAAAAATCAATACTCAGTACCATATATGTGGGGTACAGTAGGTATTATATATAATACAAAGCTTATAAAAGATAACATAGATAGCTGGGATGCTTTATGGAATCCTAAATATAAAGGTCAAATATTAATGGTTGATAGCCAAAGAGATGCTATTGCAGTTGCACTTAAAAAGTTAGGATATTCAATGAATACAACTAACAAAGCAGAACTTGAAAAAGCTAAGCAAGAACTTATAAAACAAAAACCACTTGTTCATGCATATGTTGGAGATGAAGTTAAGGACCTTATGACTGATGAAGAAGGTGCTATAGCTGTTGTATGGTCAGGTGATGCTGTTACAATGATGAAGAACAACAAAAATTTAAGATACGTTATACCAAAAGAGGGAAGTAACCTATGGTTTGATAATATGGTTATTCCTAAAGGAAGTAAGCATAAAAAAGAAGCTGAAATGTTCATTAATTTCATGACTAGACCTGATATCGCATTAAAAAATGTTAGATATATTGGATACTCAACTCCAAATACAAAAACACTTGAAATGATGACACCAGAAGAAAGAAATAACAAAACAGCTTATCCAGAAGATGCAAAAATAAAGAAATGTGATGTTTTTGTTGATTTAGGAGATTTCATAAAAGAATACGATAGAGCTTGGACTGAAATAAAAGCTAAATAGTTTAAAACTTAATTCTATAAATAAAAAATCCTATGAGTAGATAAATTATCTATTCCATAGGATTTTTTTATGGATTATTCTATAGAGTTAAGTTTTCCTATAATAACGTCTTCCATAACTTTTAAGTTTTCTTCTGATTTAGCAGGTGTATCAGCTTTAGTATATAGATAGATCTTTATTTTTGGTTCTGTTCCAGAAGGTCTAACTGCATACCAACTTCCATCATCAAGATAGAATTTTAAAACATTTGATGCACCAATATCTTTATAACCATCTATAAAATCAATGCATTCTTTTAGTTTCATATTTCCTATTTTAGTAGGATATGATTTTCTATATTCTTTCATCATTCTTGATATTCTTTCTTGACCTTCTATACCTTCAAGAACTAATGAAATTTGTTTTTCTTTATAATATCCATGTTCTTTGAATACTTCCTTAAGCACATCTATTAGAGTTTTTCCTATGCTTTTGTAATAAGCAGCAGCTTCACATAAAAGCATAGATGAACTTACTCCATCTTTATCTCTTACAAATGTACTAGCATTGTATCCTATACTTTCTTCATATCCAAAAATAAATTCATATTCTCCAGTTTTCTCGAACTTAGGAATTCTACCGCATATATTTTTAAATCCAGTTAAAGCTTCAAAGGTTGTAACACCGTATTTTTCAGCAATAACTTTTCCAAGATCACCTGTAACTATAGATTTTACTATAGCTGCATTTTTAGGAAGAGTTCCTTTATCGTGCATACCTTCAACTATATATTTAATAAGTATTGCTCCAGTTTGATTACCATTAAATGCAACATATTCTCCATTTTTATCTTTTACTTCTATTGCAAGTCTGTCACAGTCAGGATCAGTTGCAATTAAAAGCTCAGCGTCTACTTTTTTTCCGAGATTTTCAGCATATTTAAATGCTTTTGTATCTTCAGGGTTAGGGTATCCAACTGTTGTAAAATCTGGATCAGGGTTTTCTTGTTCTGGAACTACTATTATATTAGTAAATCCTCTTTCGCGTAAAACACGTCTTACTGGAATATTTCCAGTTCCGTTAAGTGGAGAATATACGATTTTTATATCTTTATCAATGTCATCTCTTATACTTAATGATTTAACTTTTTCTATATATTCATCATCTATTTCTTTTCCTATAATATTTAAAAGACCTTTATTTATAGCTTCTTTTTCATCCATGATTTTTACATCTTTAAAATCTTTAATTTCATTTATTTTTTCAGTCATAGGATCAGCGATACTTGATAAAACTTGAGCGCCATCTTCCCAGTAAACTTTATAGCCATTATATTCTTTAGGATTATGACTAGCTGTTATTATAATTCCAGCAGCTGTGTTAAGTTTTCTAATAGTAAAAGAAAGTTCAGGAGTAGGGCGAATATCTTCAAATAAGTAAGATTTTATACCATTTCCAGCAAGAACTAATGCGGCAGTTTTAGAAAATTCTTTTGAAAAGTGTCTAACATCATAGGCAATAGCAACACCACGATTCATATAATTTTGACCTTTTTCCTTTATAAAATCGGCTATACCTTGTGTTACCTTTGAAATATTATATATATTCATTCTATTAGTACCAGCACCTAATTTACCACGAAGACCAGCAGTTCCAAATTCTAAGTTTTTATAGAATCTATCTTGGATTTCTTCTTTGTTGTCTTTTATGGACTTTAATTCCTCTTTAGTTTTTGGGTCTATAAAATCATCATTAAGCCATTTTTCATATACTTTGATATAATCCATTGAAAATCACTCCTTAACAAAATTTTTACTAACTAGTAGGTATGCTTTGGATTTTTGCTAACTACCTCAATGCCACGCATAATTGCATTTATTATGTTTATAGTTTGTTGTTTATCTATTTCACTTAGAGCTCTTGCATATATTTCGCCTTTTTCAGATGTTATATACTTTGGAGCTATATAATTTAAGGCATATGCCTTAATATCACGTTGACATTGTTCACATTTACATATATGTTCATATTTAGCTAATACTTTAGCAAGTAATTTATCTACTGCTTCCTCACTATAATTTTTTAACTGACACATAATGACACATCCTTATATTTTGTAAAAATACTATATATTATATACAACTAACAAATTTCTTTTATAATTCTCAATGCATTTTTATAACAAATTTTTTCTATATCATTTTCAGTAAATCCATTAACTTTTAATGCATCAATAAGTTTGTGTATTTCTCCTATATTATCTATTTCTAAAATTGAATCTATTCCATCAAAGTCAGATCCAAGAGAAATAACTTCTATACCACCTATGTTTTTAATATGTTTTATATGAGTTAGCATATCGTTTATTCTACTAAATTTTCCGCCACCTAAAAATTCTCCAAAAAAGTTTATTCCTATGACTCCACCCTTATTTGCAAGGGTTTTTATCATATCATCTGTAAGGTTTCTAGAGTGATTTGTAATGCTTCTAGCATTTGAATGAGAAGCTACAAATGGGGCTTTAGAATATTTAGCTACATCATAAAATCCACCATCAGATAGGTGGGATACATCAATTATCATGTTAAGATTATTCATATCATTTATAAGTTCTATTCCAAAGGGAGTAAGACCTTTATTTTTATATTTAGGTATAGCATTTGGATATCCAATTTCATTTGGAAAATTCCAAGTCAAGGTAATAAGACGTACACCTCTTTCGTGGAAATGTTTTAAATTTAAGAGGTCGCCTTTAAGAACAGCTCCTTCTTCTATTGTCAAAAATGCTGAAATTTTATTTTGTGATTTATTTTTTATTAGTTCATCATAATTTGTAGCAAGTGAAATATGCTCTTTATTTTTATCAAGTTCACAATAAAATTTATTTAACATGTTTGAACATAAATCAAAAGGATCTTCGTTAGATTTTTTTTCGATAAATAAGGCAAAAAATTGAGCTAAAGAATTTGATTTTTTTAATTTTGTAATATCAACAGAAAAACTATTATGATTTAATTGGGAATTATTATAATATATTTTAGATATGGTATCACAGTGAAAATCAATGATTTTCATAAAACCCACCTCGCATGTCCTATGTTAGATATATTATATCACTATTTAATGTAAAAAATAAGTAAAATATGAAGTGATTTCATTAGTAAACTTTCTTGATTTATTGACATATATTTTATTTAATATTATAATTCTAATTAAATTGTATTTATGTAAAATTAATGAGATTAAAGATTATGAAGAGGAGAGTAAGTATAGAGCCTTGATTTTAGCGAGCTGATAATGGTGTGAGATCAGTATTAAGTCTATATGGAAGAACACCTCGGAATTTCTAACCGAAATTACATGTAAGAGTAGATTTAGACGAGACCAAACCGTTAAATTTGGGGAGCATAATAAATGTGCTTATTAAAGAGATCATATTTATGATAAGTTAGGTGGTACCGCGAATATATAACCTTCGTCCTGATAAAATTTTAGGATGAAGGTTTTTTATTTATATATTGGTAAAAATAAATATAGATTAGGATTAGGAGGATATCAATGGAAACAGTATTAGTTAAACAACTTTACAGAGAAACAGAA
This Clostridium novyi NT DNA region includes the following protein-coding sequences:
- a CDS encoding ABC transporter substrate-binding protein gives rise to the protein MLIGIMMFSLSGCGKGKDTLNVYNWGDYIDESVIKEFEKEYNVKVNYETFATNEDMYVKIKKGGTDYDVLVPSDYMITKMINENMLEKIDMNNIPNYKDIPSKFKNLAFDPKNQYSVPYMWGTVGIIYNTKLIKDNIDSWDALWNPKYKGQILMVDSQRDAIAVALKKLGYSMNTTNKAELEKAKQELIKQKPLVHAYVGDEVKDLMTDEEGAIAVVWSGDAVTMMKNNKNLRYVIPKEGSNLWFDNMVIPKGSKHKKEAEMFINFMTRPDIALKNVRYIGYSTPNTKTLEMMTPEERNNKTAYPEDAKIKKCDVFVDLGDFIKEYDRAWTEIKAK
- a CDS encoding phospho-sugar mutase, producing MDYIKVYEKWLNDDFIDPKTKEELKSIKDNKEEIQDRFYKNLEFGTAGLRGKLGAGTNRMNIYNISKVTQGIADFIKEKGQNYMNRGVAIAYDVRHFSKEFSKTAALVLAGNGIKSYLFEDIRPTPELSFTIRKLNTAAGIIITASHNPKEYNGYKVYWEDGAQVLSSIADPMTEKINEIKDFKDVKIMDEKEAINKGLLNIIGKEIDDEYIEKVKSLSIRDDIDKDIKIVYSPLNGTGNIPVRRVLRERGFTNIIVVPEQENPDPDFTTVGYPNPEDTKAFKYAENLGKKVDAELLIATDPDCDRLAIEVKDKNGEYVAFNGNQTGAILIKYIVEGMHDKGTLPKNAAIVKSIVTGDLGKVIAEKYGVTTFEALTGFKNICGRIPKFEKTGEYEFIFGYEESIGYNASTFVRDKDGVSSSMLLCEAAAYYKSIGKTLIDVLKEVFKEHGYYKEKQISLVLEGIEGQERISRMMKEYRKSYPTKIGNMKLKECIDFIDGYKDIGASNVLKFYLDDGSWYAVRPSGTEPKIKIYLYTKADTPAKSEENLKVMEDVIIGKLNSIE
- a CDS encoding late competence development ComFB family protein, which encodes MCQLKNYSEEAVDKLLAKVLAKYEHICKCEQCQRDIKAYALNYIAPKYITSEKGEIYARALSEIDKQQTINIINAIMRGIEVVSKNPKHTY
- a CDS encoding dipeptidase, with protein sequence MKIIDFHCDTISKIYYNNSQLNHNSFSVDITKLKKSNSLAQFFALFIEKKSNEDPFDLCSNMLNKFYCELDKNKEHISLATNYDELIKNKSQNKISAFLTIEEGAVLKGDLLNLKHFHERGVRLITLTWNFPNEIGYPNAIPKYKNKGLTPFGIELINDMNNLNMIIDVSHLSDGGFYDVAKYSKAPFVASHSNARSITNHSRNLTDDMIKTLANKGGVIGINFFGEFLGGGKFSRINDMLTHIKHIKNIGGIEVISLGSDFDGIDSILEIDNIGEIHKLIDALKVNGFTENDIEKICYKNALRIIKEIC